From Streptomyces qinzhouensis, one genomic window encodes:
- a CDS encoding lipid II:glycine glycyltransferase FemX, with product MSLTLRTISREQHLAYIQSLPSASHCQVPAWSDVKTEWRSENLGWFDKHGQLVGAGLVLYRQLPKIKRYLAYLPEGPVINWYAPNLDDWLQPMLAHLKQQGAFSVKMGPPVVIRRWDAPAIKSGIQDPDVKRLRDVEATHIEPRAFEVADRLRKMGWQQGEDGGAGFGDVQPRYVYQVPLANRSLDDVLKGFNQLWRRNIKKAEKAGVEVVQGGYYDLEEWQRLYEITAVRDRFRPRPLSYFQRMWTVLNNEDPNRMRLYFARHNGVNLSAATMLVVGGHVWYSYGASDNIGREVRPSNAMQWRMLRDAYAMGATVYDLRGISDSLDETDHLFGLIQFKVGTGGEAVEYVGEWDFPLNKLLHKALDMYMSRR from the coding sequence ATGAGCCTGACACTGAGGACCATCAGCCGAGAGCAGCATCTGGCGTACATCCAGTCCCTGCCGTCGGCAAGCCACTGCCAGGTCCCCGCATGGTCGGATGTGAAGACCGAGTGGCGCTCGGAGAACCTGGGGTGGTTCGACAAGCACGGTCAGCTCGTCGGTGCCGGGCTGGTCCTCTACCGCCAGCTCCCCAAGATCAAGCGGTATCTGGCCTATCTCCCCGAGGGCCCGGTCATCAACTGGTACGCCCCCAATCTGGACGACTGGCTCCAGCCGATGCTCGCCCACCTCAAGCAGCAGGGCGCCTTCTCCGTGAAGATGGGCCCGCCGGTCGTCATCCGGCGCTGGGACGCTCCCGCCATCAAGTCCGGTATCCAGGACCCCGACGTCAAGCGGCTGCGGGATGTCGAGGCCACCCATATCGAGCCCCGTGCCTTCGAGGTCGCCGACCGGCTGCGCAAGATGGGCTGGCAGCAGGGCGAGGACGGCGGTGCCGGCTTCGGCGACGTCCAGCCCCGGTACGTCTACCAGGTGCCGCTGGCCAACCGCTCCCTCGACGATGTCCTCAAGGGCTTCAACCAGCTCTGGCGCCGGAACATCAAGAAGGCCGAGAAGGCCGGGGTGGAGGTCGTCCAGGGCGGCTACTACGACCTGGAGGAGTGGCAGCGGCTGTACGAGATCACCGCGGTCCGCGACCGGTTCCGCCCGCGCCCGCTCTCGTACTTCCAGCGGATGTGGACCGTCCTCAACAACGAGGACCCCAACCGCATGCGCCTCTACTTCGCCCGTCACAACGGCGTCAACCTGTCCGCGGCGACGATGCTCGTCGTCGGCGGCCATGTCTGGTACTCCTACGGGGCCTCCGACAACATCGGCCGCGAGGTCCGGCCCTCGAACGCGATGCAGTGGCGGATGCTCCGCGACGCCTACGCCATGGGAGCCACGGTCTACGACCTGCGCGGTATCAGCGACTCCCTCGACGAGACCGACCATCTCTTCGGCCTGATCCAGTTCAAGGTCGGCACCGGCGGCGAGGCCGTCGAGTACGTCGGCGAGTGGGACTTCCCGCTCAACAAGCTGCTGCACAAGGCCCTGGACATGTATATGTCGCGCCGCTGA
- a CDS encoding glycosyltransferase family 87 protein produces the protein MPSAEETTVPRDDRPDVRPTRRDSVAAAGSELIGGPAGRWALRVRSGYLTPVRVIALTAIGMFALGMVQKMPCYDWAWFRGASSQYTHACYSDIPHLFVGRGFSEGLIPYFDRLPGDMEYLEYPVLTGLFMQIAAWLTPSGGPLQDQQQLYWMVNAGMLMVCAVIIAVCVSRTHARRPWDALLVALAPAFALTATINWDLLAVALTAAAMLMWSRSRPLAFGVLIGLATAAKLYALFLLGPLLVLCWRAGKWREYGLAVLGAAGSWLLANLYVMQAAPEGWRKFYTFNQERDIDFGSFWLIIVQRFEVTITPEEVNRYSLFLAVLACAGIAWLTLSAPRRPRFAQVAFLVVAAFILTNKVYSPQYVLWLIPLAVLARPRWRDFLIWQACEAAYFLGIWMYLAYTTSGNQRQGLPPEGYHFAIALHLLGTLYLCAIVVRDILRPERDVVRQDGSDDPSGGVLDRADDVFALGRQRGYGAARGEAEAPKVRWGAGPGPSEDSDGLKDGEAPPSGP, from the coding sequence ATGCCCAGCGCAGAAGAGACGACCGTGCCCCGGGACGACCGGCCGGATGTACGGCCCACCCGGCGCGATTCCGTCGCGGCGGCCGGCAGCGAGCTGATCGGCGGCCCGGCCGGCCGCTGGGCCCTGCGCGTCCGCAGCGGTTATCTGACCCCCGTACGCGTGATCGCCCTGACCGCCATCGGGATGTTCGCCCTGGGCATGGTCCAGAAGATGCCGTGCTACGACTGGGCCTGGTTCCGCGGCGCCAGTTCCCAGTACACCCACGCCTGCTACTCCGACATTCCGCACCTCTTCGTCGGGCGCGGCTTCTCGGAGGGGCTGATTCCGTACTTCGACCGGCTCCCCGGCGATATGGAGTACCTGGAGTACCCCGTACTGACCGGTCTCTTCATGCAGATCGCCGCCTGGCTCACCCCCTCGGGCGGGCCCCTCCAGGACCAGCAGCAGCTCTACTGGATGGTCAACGCGGGCATGCTCATGGTCTGCGCCGTGATCATCGCGGTCTGTGTCTCACGGACCCACGCCCGCCGCCCCTGGGACGCCCTCCTGGTCGCCCTGGCCCCCGCCTTCGCCCTGACCGCCACCATCAACTGGGATCTGCTCGCCGTGGCCCTGACCGCCGCGGCGATGCTGATGTGGTCCCGCAGCCGCCCGCTGGCCTTCGGGGTGCTGATCGGGCTGGCGACCGCGGCCAAGCTGTACGCCCTCTTCCTGCTCGGGCCGCTGCTGGTGCTGTGCTGGCGGGCCGGTAAATGGCGAGAATACGGACTGGCGGTCCTGGGCGCCGCGGGCTCCTGGCTGCTGGCGAATCTGTATGTGATGCAGGCGGCGCCGGAGGGCTGGCGGAAGTTCTACACCTTCAACCAGGAACGGGACATCGACTTCGGGTCCTTCTGGCTGATCATCGTCCAGCGCTTCGAGGTCACGATCACGCCCGAGGAGGTCAACCGCTACTCCCTGTTCCTGGCGGTGCTGGCCTGCGCGGGCATCGCCTGGCTGACGCTGAGCGCGCCCCGGCGGCCCCGGTTCGCCCAGGTCGCGTTCCTGGTCGTGGCCGCGTTCATCCTGACCAACAAGGTCTACTCACCGCAGTACGTGCTCTGGCTGATTCCCCTGGCGGTACTGGCCCGGCCGCGCTGGCGGGACTTCCTGATCTGGCAGGCGTGCGAGGCGGCGTACTTCCTCGGCATCTGGATGTACCTCGCCTACACCACCAGCGGCAACCAGCGGCAGGGCCTGCCCCCGGAGGGGTACCACTTCGCGATCGCCCTGCATCTGCTGGGGACGCTGTATCTGTGCGCGATCGTCGTCCGGGACATTCTGCGGCCCGAGCGGGACGTCGTACGCCAGGACGGATCGGACGACCCGTCGGGCGGGGTGCTCGACCGGGCGGACGACGTCTTCGCCCTCGGACGGCAGAGGGGGTACGGCGCCGCCCGCGGCGAAGCGGAAGCGCCGAAGGTGCGCTGGGGGGCCGGACCGGGGCCGTCCGAGGACTCCGACGGCCTCAAGGACGGCGAGGCGCCGCCGAGCGGCCCGTAG
- a CDS encoding single-stranded DNA-binding protein, which produces MAGETVITVVGNLVDDPELRFTNSGAAVAKFRVASTPRTFDRQTNEWKDGESLFLTCSVWRQAAENVAESLQRGMRVVVQGRLKQRSYEDREGVKRTVFELDVEEVGPSLRNATAKVTKTAGRGGQGGYGGGQQGGGNWGSGPGGQQGGGAPADDPWATSAPAGGGQQGGGGNWGGNSGGSSGSGGSANSGGGYSDEPPF; this is translated from the coding sequence ATGGCAGGCGAGACCGTCATCACGGTCGTCGGCAATCTCGTCGACGACCCCGAGCTGCGCTTCACCAACTCCGGTGCGGCGGTCGCGAAGTTCCGTGTCGCGTCCACCCCGCGCACCTTCGACCGTCAGACCAATGAGTGGAAGGACGGCGAGAGCCTGTTCCTGACCTGCTCGGTCTGGCGGCAGGCGGCGGAGAACGTCGCCGAGTCGCTCCAGCGCGGCATGCGTGTCGTCGTGCAGGGCCGGCTGAAGCAGCGGTCCTACGAGGACCGCGAAGGTGTGAAGCGCACGGTCTTCGAGCTGGATGTCGAGGAAGTCGGCCCCAGCCTCAGGAACGCCACGGCCAAGGTCACCAAGACCGCCGGCCGCGGTGGCCAGGGCGGCTACGGCGGCGGTCAGCAGGGTGGCGGCAACTGGGGCTCCGGTCCCGGCGGCCAGCAGGGTGGCGGGGCTCCCGCCGACGACCCCTGGGCCACCAGCGCTCCCGCCGGCGGCGGTCAGCAGGGCGGCGGGGGCAACTGGGGTGGAAACTCCGGTGGCTCCAGCGGTTCCGGCGGTTCCGCCAACTCCGGCGGCGGCTACTCGGACGAGCCTCCCTTCTAG
- the rplI gene encoding 50S ribosomal protein L9 has product MKIILTQEVSGLGAAGDVVEVKDGYARNYLVPRGFAIRWTKGGEKDVAQIRRARKIHEIATIEQANEVKAKLEAVKVRLAVRSGDAGRLFGSVTPADIASAIKTAGGPEVDKRRVELGSPIKTLGSHQVSVRLHPEVDAKLGVEVIAG; this is encoded by the coding sequence ATGAAGATCATCCTCACCCAGGAAGTCTCCGGGCTCGGTGCCGCGGGAGACGTCGTCGAGGTCAAGGACGGATACGCTCGCAACTACCTGGTTCCGCGCGGTTTCGCGATCCGCTGGACCAAGGGCGGCGAGAAGGACGTGGCGCAGATCCGCCGCGCCCGCAAGATCCACGAGATTGCGACCATCGAGCAGGCCAACGAGGTCAAGGCCAAGCTCGAGGCCGTGAAGGTGCGTCTGGCTGTTCGCTCCGGCGACGCCGGCCGTCTCTTCGGCTCCGTGACCCCGGCCGACATCGCCTCGGCGATCAAGACCGCCGGTGGCCCGGAGGTCGACAAGCGCCGTGTCGAGCTCGGTTCGCCGATCAAGACCCTGGGCTCGCACCAGGTGTCCGTGCGTCTGCACCCCGAGGTCGACGCCAAGCTCGGTGTCGAGGTCATCGCCGGCTGA
- a CDS encoding PadR family transcriptional regulator, producing the protein MSRRSGILEFAVLGLLREAPMHGYELRKRLNTSLGIFRAFSYGTLYPCLKTLVANGWLIEEPGNAPDDALAAPLSGRRAKIVYRLTAEGKDHFEELLAHTGPDSWEDEHFAARFAFFGQTEREVRMRVLEGRRSRLEERLEKMRASLARTRERLDDYTLELQRHGMESVEREVRWLNELIESERAGRDQRRSSPGSASQQQNSAGPVDGLPRRGDAETSGPATPPDPSDGTAN; encoded by the coding sequence GTGAGCAGGCGCTCGGGAATTCTTGAGTTCGCTGTGCTCGGTCTCCTCCGTGAAGCCCCGATGCACGGGTACGAGCTGCGGAAACGGCTCAACACTTCGTTGGGGATCTTCCGGGCCTTCAGTTACGGAACCCTGTATCCCTGCCTCAAGACGCTGGTCGCCAACGGCTGGTTGATCGAGGAACCGGGAAATGCTCCCGACGACGCCCTGGCCGCTCCACTCTCAGGGCGCCGCGCCAAGATCGTCTACCGGTTGACGGCGGAAGGAAAAGATCACTTCGAGGAGCTGCTCGCGCATACCGGCCCCGACAGCTGGGAGGACGAGCACTTCGCGGCTCGCTTCGCCTTCTTCGGGCAGACGGAGCGCGAGGTGCGGATGCGGGTGCTGGAAGGCCGCCGCAGCCGGCTGGAGGAGCGTCTGGAGAAGATGCGCGCCTCCCTCGCCCGGACCCGTGAGCGCCTCGACGACTACACGCTGGAGCTCCAGCGCCACGGAATGGAGTCCGTGGAGCGCGAAGTGCGCTGGCTGAACGAGCTCATCGAGAGCGAGCGGGCGGGACGGGATCAGCGACGCTCCTCCCCCGGCTCCGCATCACAGCAGCAGAACAGCGCGGGGCCCGTGGACGGCCTGCCCCGGCGTGGAGACGCGGAGACCTCCGGGCCCGCCACCCCGCCGGATCCGTCCGACGGCACCGCCAACTGA
- a CDS encoding transglycosylase domain-containing protein, which produces MSEHRRKPPQTGGRAAARRAAQQPSGRRAAPAGDTGSVSPSASHGEEHSYGGRAEARRAAQRGGRRRVDPGAPGAAGGGRGGRGGRRGGGAGHHDPGGGPRKRRLIDYPRYGKDGWRRWMPSWKLVSGLALAFFGTLMGAATLAYAWVDVPDPRKQAEAQNNVYYYRDGTQLAATGGEYNRQNVGIDQIPMHLQNAVKSAENKTFDSDSGIDPKGISRALVNMARGQQTQGGSTITQQYVKNARLGDQSQTVSRKFKELFISIKVGTEMKKPEIMAGYLNTSFYGRSSYGIQAAARTYFDTDAKDLTVAQSAFLTTLLKGATYYDPAGATDFDPAATREANTKRVTERWNWVLDEMVKDGHLDKAERDKTVFPNVLPPSTQAKLGGQRGYLVALAKANFLANNKQITEADLALGGYEIHTTFDEYKIKELEASVKKVYDKNIDPKKRPDTDTHVQFGGASVEPKTGKIVAIYGGADATKHFTNNADSTGAQVGSTFKPFVLASAMEDGVRDPKGDRVQSASQRTKLDPDKAVYNGKNKLKIKNYDGSIWRNEEGKEWLQVNDGDKSYKNINLREAMIDSANSPFVQLGMDIGVPEVRKAAVKAGLLESSLNKSDVPSFSIGISTPSAIRMASSYGTFAAEGQQRDPYSVEFVKRGGREIYRHEDKPTSGFSPVVANNVTDVLVDVVEKGTGTNAQVPGRQVAGKTGTTDGNRSAWFVGYTPQLSTAIDMYRLDDNEKNTKREFEKMFGTGGQEKIHGSSFPSDIFADYMKKALKGTKVLKFPEPEPIGEAYWGGGASSPPPSKSTEPSEDATTKEPTNEESTQKESNSPPATGNSPDASNSCNPWDNWSCGTNNGANNNGGNGDNANNGGAANNNGGNGDNANNGGAANNGGAANNGGAANNGGNGQNGSNSNGLVIGGPQEE; this is translated from the coding sequence ATGAGCGAGCACCGTCGCAAACCGCCGCAGACCGGCGGACGGGCGGCTGCCAGACGCGCTGCCCAGCAGCCATCCGGCCGCCGTGCCGCCCCCGCCGGGGACACCGGCTCCGTCTCCCCTTCCGCCTCCCACGGCGAGGAGCATTCCTACGGCGGCCGCGCCGAGGCCCGGCGGGCCGCCCAGCGCGGCGGCCGCCGCCGGGTGGATCCCGGCGCTCCCGGCGCTGCCGGGGGCGGCCGCGGCGGGCGCGGTGGCCGCCGCGGCGGGGGTGCGGGCCATCATGACCCCGGCGGCGGGCCCCGTAAGCGGCGACTGATCGACTACCCGCGGTACGGCAAGGACGGCTGGCGCCGCTGGATGCCCTCCTGGAAGCTGGTGAGCGGGCTCGCGCTGGCCTTCTTCGGCACGCTGATGGGCGCGGCGACGCTGGCGTACGCCTGGGTGGACGTCCCCGACCCCCGTAAGCAGGCCGAGGCCCAGAACAACGTCTACTACTACAGAGACGGCACCCAGCTGGCCGCGACCGGCGGTGAGTACAACCGGCAGAACGTGGGGATCGACCAGATTCCCATGCATCTGCAGAACGCCGTGAAGTCGGCGGAGAACAAGACCTTCGACTCGGACTCCGGCATCGACCCCAAGGGCATCAGCCGGGCGCTGGTGAACATGGCCCGAGGGCAGCAGACCCAGGGTGGTTCCACGATCACCCAGCAGTATGTGAAGAACGCCCGGCTCGGTGACCAGTCGCAGACCGTCAGCCGTAAGTTCAAGGAACTGTTCATCTCCATAAAGGTCGGCACGGAGATGAAGAAGCCGGAGATCATGGCCGGCTATCTGAACACCTCCTTCTACGGGCGCAGCTCCTACGGGATCCAGGCGGCGGCGCGTACCTACTTCGACACCGACGCCAAGGACCTGACCGTCGCCCAGTCCGCGTTCCTGACCACCCTGCTCAAGGGCGCGACCTACTACGATCCGGCCGGGGCCACCGACTTCGACCCGGCGGCGACTCGTGAGGCCAACACCAAGCGGGTGACCGAGCGCTGGAACTGGGTCCTCGACGAGATGGTCAAGGACGGCCACCTCGACAAGGCGGAGCGGGACAAGACCGTCTTCCCCAACGTGCTCCCCCCTTCCACGCAGGCCAAGCTCGGCGGCCAGCGCGGCTATCTCGTGGCTCTCGCCAAGGCGAACTTCCTCGCGAACAACAAGCAGATCACCGAGGCGGACCTCGCTCTCGGCGGCTACGAGATCCACACGACCTTCGACGAGTACAAGATCAAGGAGCTCGAAGCGTCCGTCAAGAAGGTCTACGACAAGAACATCGACCCGAAGAAGCGCCCCGACACGGACACCCATGTCCAGTTCGGCGGTGCCTCGGTGGAGCCGAAGACCGGGAAGATCGTCGCGATCTACGGCGGAGCCGACGCGACCAAGCACTTCACGAACAACGCCGACAGCACCGGTGCCCAGGTCGGCTCGACCTTCAAGCCGTTCGTGCTGGCCTCCGCGATGGAGGACGGGGTGCGCGATCCGAAGGGCGACCGGGTCCAGTCGGCGTCCCAGCGCACCAAGCTGGACCCCGACAAGGCGGTCTACAACGGCAAGAACAAACTCAAGATCAAGAATTACGACGGGTCGATCTGGCGCAACGAGGAGGGCAAGGAGTGGCTCCAGGTCAACGACGGTGACAAGTCGTACAAGAACATCAATCTGCGCGAGGCGATGATCGACTCCGCGAACAGCCCCTTCGTGCAGCTCGGCATGGACATCGGCGTCCCGGAGGTCCGCAAGGCGGCCGTCAAGGCCGGACTGCTGGAGAGCTCGCTCAACAAGTCCGATGTGCCCTCCTTCTCCATCGGCATCTCCACGCCGAGCGCCATCCGTATGGCCAGCTCGTACGGCACCTTCGCCGCCGAGGGCCAGCAGCGGGATCCGTACTCCGTGGAGTTCGTGAAGCGGGGCGGCCGGGAGATCTACCGGCACGAGGACAAGCCGACCAGCGGCTTCAGCCCCGTCGTGGCCAACAATGTCACCGATGTGCTGGTCGACGTCGTCGAGAAGGGCACCGGCACCAACGCCCAGGTCCCGGGCCGCCAGGTGGCCGGCAAGACGGGTACCACCGACGGCAACAGGTCGGCGTGGTTCGTCGGCTACACCCCGCAGCTGTCGACCGCGATCGATATGTACCGCCTCGACGACAACGAGAAGAACACCAAGCGTGAGTTCGAGAAGATGTTCGGCACCGGCGGCCAGGAGAAGATCCACGGTTCGTCGTTCCCGTCCGACATCTTCGCGGACTACATGAAGAAGGCCCTCAAGGGCACGAAGGTGCTGAAGTTCCCCGAGCCGGAGCCGATCGGCGAGGCGTACTGGGGCGGCGGCGCCTCCAGCCCGCCGCCGTCGAAGTCCACGGAGCCGTCGGAAGACGCCACGACCAAGGAACCGACGAACGAGGAGTCGACCCAGAAGGAGTCGAATTCTCCGCCGGCCACCGGCAACTCGCCCGACGCCAGCAACTCCTGCAACCCGTGGGACAACTGGAGCTGCGGCACCAACAACGGTGCCAACAACAACGGCGGCAACGGCGACAACGCCAATAACGGCGGCGCGGCCAACAACAACGGCGGCAACGGCGACAACGCCAATAACGGCGGCGCGGCCAACAACGGAGGTGCCGCCAACAACGGCGGCGCGGCCAACAACGGAGGCAACGGCCAGAACGGCAGCAACAGCAACGGCCTGGTGATCGGCGGGCCACAGGAGGAGTAG
- the rpsF gene encoding 30S ribosomal protein S6, whose translation MRHYEVMVILDPELEERAVAPLIENFLSVVREGNGKVEKVDTWGRRRLSYEIKKKPEGIYSVIDLQAEPAVVKELDRQMNLNESVLRTKVLRPETH comes from the coding sequence ATGCGTCACTACGAAGTGATGGTCATCCTCGACCCCGAGCTGGAGGAGCGCGCTGTCGCTCCCCTGATCGAGAACTTCCTCTCCGTCGTCCGTGAGGGCAACGGAAAGGTCGAGAAGGTCGACACCTGGGGTCGCCGTCGTCTCTCGTACGAGATCAAGAAGAAGCCCGAGGGCATCTACTCGGTCATCGACCTGCAGGCCGAGCCTGCGGTCGTCAAGGAGCTCGACCGCCAGATGAACCTGAACGAGTCGGTCCTCCGGACCAAGGTCCTCCGCCCCGAGACCCACTGA
- a CDS encoding alanine racemase, with translation MALSLYVDTNRWRMHQKSVTDQFPGLVPVCKGNGYGFGHERLAEEATRFGSDMLAVGTTYEAARIKDWFSGDLLVLTPFRRGEEPVPLPDRVIRSVSSVDGVHALVGARVVIECMSTMKRHGVSEQDLARLTTAIEDVRLEGFALHLPLDRTDGSDAVEEVITWMDRLRSARLPLHTMFVSHLRAEELAKLRHQFPQTRFRARIGTRLWLGDHDSTEYRGSVLDVTRVAKGDRFGYRQQKAASDGWLVVVAGGTSHGVGLEAPKALHGMMPRAKGVARAGLATVNRNLSPFVWAGKQRWFAEPPHMQVSILFVPADAQEPRVGDELVAHLRHTTTQFDRIVER, from the coding sequence ATGGCGCTCTCCCTGTACGTCGACACCAACCGCTGGCGGATGCACCAGAAGTCGGTGACCGACCAGTTCCCCGGTCTCGTACCGGTCTGCAAGGGCAATGGGTACGGCTTCGGACACGAGCGGCTGGCGGAGGAGGCGACCCGCTTCGGCTCCGACATGCTGGCCGTCGGCACGACGTACGAGGCCGCCCGTATCAAGGACTGGTTCAGCGGCGATCTGCTGGTCCTGACCCCCTTCCGCCGAGGCGAGGAGCCGGTGCCGCTGCCGGACCGGGTGATCCGCTCCGTATCGTCGGTCGACGGGGTGCACGCCCTGGTCGGCGCGCGCGTCGTCATCGAGTGCATGAGCACCATGAAGCGCCACGGCGTCTCCGAGCAGGATCTGGCCAGGCTGACGACCGCCATCGAGGACGTCCGGCTGGAGGGTTTCGCGCTCCATCTGCCCCTCGACCGCACCGACGGCTCCGACGCCGTCGAGGAGGTCATCACCTGGATGGACCGGCTGCGGTCCGCGCGGCTGCCGCTGCACACCATGTTCGTCAGCCATCTGCGCGCCGAGGAGCTGGCCAAGCTGCGCCATCAGTTCCCGCAGACCCGGTTCCGGGCCCGGATCGGCACCCGCCTCTGGCTCGGCGACCACGACTCCACCGAGTACCGCGGCTCCGTCCTCGATGTCACCCGCGTCGCCAAGGGCGACCGGTTCGGCTACCGCCAGCAGAAGGCCGCGTCCGACGGCTGGCTGGTAGTCGTCGCCGGGGGTACGTCCCACGGCGTCGGTCTGGAGGCGCCCAAGGCGCTGCACGGAATGATGCCGCGGGCCAAGGGCGTGGCCCGGGCCGGTCTGGCGACCGTGAACCGCAATCTGTCGCCCTTCGTCTGGGCCGGGAAGCAGCGCTGGTTCGCCGAGCCGCCGCATATGCAGGTGTCGATTCTGTTCGTCCCGGCGGACGCGCAGGAGCCGCGAGTCGGTGACGAGCTGGTGGCCCATCTGCGGCACACCACGACCCAGTTCGACCGCATCGTGGAGCGCTGA
- the rpsR gene encoding 30S ribosomal protein S18, with translation MAKPPVRKPKKKVCAFCKDKTVYVDYKDTNMLRKYISDRGKIRARRVTGNCTQHQRDVATAVKNSREMALLPYTSTAR, from the coding sequence ATGGCGAAGCCGCCTGTGCGCAAGCCGAAGAAGAAGGTCTGCGCGTTCTGCAAGGACAAGACCGTGTACGTGGACTACAAGGACACGAACATGCTGCGGAAGTACATTTCCGACCGCGGCAAGATCCGTGCCCGCCGCGTTACCGGCAACTGCACGCAGCACCAGCGTGACGTCGCCACGGCCGTGAAGAACAGCCGTGAGATGGCGCTGCTGCCCTACACGTCCACCGCGCGATAA